AGTTTGGCATTCCATGAGAATGTTGAAAAGAAGGGAAATGAACTGCAGGTCCAGTCTTGGTTATTTCATGCTAAGGACCATATTGTCTGGAGAAATCTGTGGGAAGCAGGAGGGATGTTGCTGGGAATCGGAAGTGGGGAGAGTTCTGTCatgctggtgggcttcccatagcCGAATTCAGTTTCTTGAATTGCTCTTAAATCCAGCCATGACTGTATCCCAGGTGCAGTTGTCCCAGGTGCAGTTGTAAAATGAAACCAAGAGCAAGCTGTCAAAAGTAAGATTGCAAAGCACCCTGCTCGTTTTCAAAAATACGACTGAATGATTAGTAACAAAGATTGGCACAATATAATAGCGCTTAatattaatacagtcatacctcgagttgaatgcgcttcgggatGAGTGCATTCAatttgcgctccgcggcaacccggaagtaacggagcacgttacttccaggttttgccgctcgcgcattgcgcagatgctcaaaatgatgtcacgtgcatgtgaGGAAGCGGCGAAACATGGCACGCGCAGACGCGTCGTCGCGTCTTGCATTCCGTTCGgaatgtgaacggggctccggaacggatcctgtttgcatcccgaggtaccactgtaccacatttTCAGGTGATCAAATGGCTTAGTGTTCcttatttagttggaatctccacaACACTCCTAAAAAGCAATTTGCAGCACTTTAAAAGACTTAAACACACATTTGTTCTGGCATAAGCTTCTGTGAATTCAAAATTCACTTATTAGCTAGTGGATAAGGAGAAGCCTTACGATTTCCTTATTCATATAAGAGCTTGATATATAACTCAGTAGAAATGGGTCTGAACAAACACTCTGGATGTGTGGGTGGGAAGTCAATGCATGAAATGATGTAACTATTTGACAAAACTTATACAAAATTCACTTCTTAGCTGGCAGGTAAGGAGAAGCATTAAAATTTCCTTAAGTTTGTATGCACGTGGCATCAACCCACGGTAGTGTGTGCCagtagtttggccacctcatgagaagagaagactccctggagaagacactgatgctgggaaagatggagggcacaaggagaagggggcgacagaggatgagatggttggatagtgttctcgaaggttggatagtgttctcgaagccacaaacatgagtctgaccaaactgcgggaggtagtggaggacagaggtgcctggcgtgctctggtccatggggtcacgaagagtcggacacgactaaacgactaaacaacaacaacaacaagtgtgtgCCATCCTTAGCCAATCTGGTGACATGGCTTTGCTCCATAACAATCCAAAGCAAACATCATCAttagttagcagagtaaacacaATGCAGGTTTCCAAAAAAAATAACTCTGAAACAATCAGCTTCATCCTGTAATTATTTATTGAAGGTAGAATGAGCATAGCAGCTCACAAATCCAACTCTTTCAGGATTGGCATAGCCTGTTAAGAAAAACCCAGTTGCAATAAAAACTGAATTTACACTTACAATAAGACTAAAATGTAGTCCTTAAACATACTATGTACGGTTCACCACACAGGGACGAAATAGAGAACTAAGAAAAGATGGACAGAGTGAGAATGACCTTAAGAGAAACAGATTAACaggaccagtttaagccagctgttcAGCGTCTCTAaagaaataacccaaacatcaggaaccttctgcttgtttacAGGAAGAATGGAAACTTGCTTTATAGCTAGAAGCTTGTAGCTTGTGTCACACAGAGAAAGTCCCAGAACCTTTTTGAATCAAATAGAATAGAAAAGATCTCTACATCTTACAATACTTTCTGCACTCAAAACTGCAAACCATGAcctctggtaacctccagatgttggcactacaagtcccatcagcaaaCAGGATGTGATAGAATAGAGAATGAAGGTgccacaaatctctctctctctcctggaagGCAACTCACTATTGCACCTTCAGTGGGTGGGAgctggagggaagagggaagggcTCACCTAAGGACTCTCATTTTgatcttatttttaaattaaaaaaccacaGTATTACctactgctgcagcagcaggccctccaagtgtccctatttcccagggatagTCTCGGATTTACAGAGGCCAGCCTGGTTTCTGAATTGATcgcagaatgtcccgcttttccttttgttgttgttgtttagtcgtttagtcgtgtccgactcttcgtgaccccatggaccagagaacaccaggcacctctgtcctccactgcctcccgcaatttggtcaaactcatgctggtagcttcgagatcactgtcccaccatctcgtcctctgtcgtccccttctccttgtgccctccatctttcccaacatcagggtcttttccagggagtcttctcttctcatgaggtggccaaagtcttggagcctcagcttcaggatctgtccttccagtgagcattcagggctgatttccttcagaatggagaggtttgatcttcttgcagtccatgggactcctccagcaccagaattcaaaagcatccattcttcggcgatcagccttcttgatggtccagctctcacttccatacatcactactgggaaaaccagagctttaactatacgaacctttgttggcaaggtgatgtctctacttctcaagatgctgtctaggcctgtcattgcccttctcccaagaagcaggcgtcttttaattttgtgactgctgtcaccatctgcagcgatcatggagcccaagaaagtaaaatctctcactgcctccatttcttccccttctgtttgccaggaggtgatgggaccagtggccatgatcttcgtttttttgatgttgagcttcagaccatattttgcgctctcctctttcaccctcaataaaaggttctttaattcctcctcactttctgccatagGAAtcccctatttccattggagaaatgttggcgtaaattgagttatctgacccctgagccaaggagacaagtaacCATGCAACCTTGAGGGAGACCAACAGCTATCCTGCCTTCCCTGtgatttttaatgtgtggcatataaatagtaatttttttataatgatgatgatggaataggacgtccctattccCATTGGAGAAATGGTGGCAGCAGATGCTCAAAGGCCCGAAGCGGGCTGGTGGGCTGTATAGTTTCCATAGAGATGAATGGCGCGATCGGACTACACTACCCAGCATCCCTCGGGAACTACTTCCGGCCGCCGGTGCGTCATCACGCGTGCAACATCGGGTGGCTTTCCCCAGATGGACTACATTACCCAGCATGCGCGGCCGGAAAGACGGACTCGCCTAACCGGGATATGAGGGCGCCCCTCGGGGcacgctgggaaatgtagtccctgCGGCGTGAGGTGGGCGCGGTTAAGAGTCGACGGCTGAGGAAGCCGCGGGCGCTTTCTTGAAGCGCCTCTCCGTACGCGCAGGCAGGGAGAGTTCACACGCGCAGGCATTACGACTCCCTAACACGCGTTACAAAAACCAGCCGTCATAAAGTCTCTGAAGAGAATTGGGAACAAAGGGGGCGTGGTCCTCTGAGGGAAACAGCAAATCTTAGATTTATAGAATctaagggatcccgagggtcatctagtccagccccctgtaacGCAGGAATTTTGAGCCGAACGCGGGACTCGAACCTGCGACCCTGAAGCTCGTTGCTTTGTGAAAGGAGGCGGGGTCGTCACGCGCTTTTCCTCACCGCCGCGCCAATTGGCCGGCCGCTCTGTCTTTCAGGCCGGGAGGCGGTTTAAGAAACGCCGTCTCTCAGCAACGGAGGGCGGGGCTTGGGAACCGACCCCGCCTCTTCCCCTCGGGAAGGCCCTCCCCGCGGCCGTACGCggctctccttcctctttcctccgCTCTCCCCCGAAGTGACGTCAGCCCGCCGGCGTAGCCGCGTGACGCTATATCCCGGGCGAGGCGGGCGGGGCCGGTTTGAACGGCGAGCGACTGAGGTAACGGGCTCTGAGGGCGCGGCGGCGAAGGAGACGGAGGCCCGTCCGCCCCTCCGTCTGTCCTTCCGTCCGTTGGTGGCGGCTGAGGAGAaagggcgggcggcggcggcgggcggctGGGCCTGGCCAGGCGGCGAGGCGAGTCTGAGGCGGGCCGGGCCCCGCCCTCCTAGCTCCGGCCGCCACCGAAAGGCCGCGTCTggcgcggggtgggggtggggcggggaaTAGAACCTTCCGCGTGCTATTTGCATATGCAGATGAGTGCCGTTTTTATGCAAATAGGGCAGCGCTTCTTTTCGGTCTCTGTCTCCGCCCGCCTGCCggtgggtggcggggggggggaaaccccagaatGGGACCCGCCCCGGGGATAGGGGCAGGCGGGAGGCTGACTTGGGGGCGGCCTCGCTCCGCCGGCATGTGGCCCCCCGGAGGGCTTGGGCTCGCCGGCTCCCATCGccacgatgatgatgatgatgatgagggggCAGGTGTAGGTCCTGCCCCGTCTAGAGGACCTCTGGGTTCCCCGCACTTGAGAGGATAGGTCAGTTGTGGAAATGTGGGGCACCTCCCTGGCAAGGAACGGGGGGCACTTGCCCAGCAAAGCCCTTCTTGCAAGGGTCCCACCCCCTCTCGCTGAGCCTTGGCCTACTTTGCTCCTCCAagcttctctctctgctcctgagAAGAGCACAAGGGACACAGCTACTGATTTTTGGCCCCCGTCCAAGGCTTGTTCCCTCCCACTCATGGGGAACTCGAGTTTCGCGCGCCTGGGAGGGGGCTGTGGGTGTCGGGCCACTTCCCATGTGAGAAGCTAAAAGGGAACCGTAGCATGGGCGCTCCTACAGAGACTCCCAGAGGTGTTTCTGGAAAACTCCCCCTCCAGGATGCCTCCTGAAGCAGCAATGCCACATTTTTTATCTGGAAAGCAGAGCTCGCCCAAGCCTGTGTGGAACACGATCCTTAGGTTGGGGGTGCTCTCCTGTTCATAAAATAGATACGCCTTTGTGGTAGGATAGCAAGACTCATGCTTCCATGTACAagcatacctcatgttacgtttgcttcctgttacgttctttcaggttacatcccgtggcgacctggaagtaccggaaagggttacttccgggtttcaccactcacgcatgcgcagacgcacaaagTGATGTCACAggcatgcgcagaagaggcgaattgcaacccgcgcgtgcgcagatgcgccgctgcgggttgcgctcttttcatgttgcaaatgggtctccggaacggatcccgttcgcaaccagaggtaccattgtaatccCTGCCATGGTAGTGAATGCAGCCTCCTTATATGGCCTGCTAAACCAAAGTGACTGGCTAGGCCCTTAGAGTTcattgccagtacagtggtacctcaggttacatacgcttcaggttacagacgcttcaggttgcggactctgctaacccagaaatagtacatcgggttaagaactttgcttcaggatgagaacagaactcattctctggtggcagcgggaggccccgttagctaaagtggtgcttcaggttaagaacagtttcaggttaagaacagacctctggaacgaattaagtacttaacctgaggtaccactgaattaggAGGGTGTCTGCTTTGCTATGTGTTTCTGAACCAGactgtgtttgttttattttgaccACACAAATTAAATTTCATTAGTGTAAAAACACCTTGCCATTTAATTTTGGGTGAAATGTGAACAAACAGTTCATGCCCTCTCTTGAAACAGCTGCTTCAGACTTCATATTGGGCATAAAAATGCACCAATGCGCTGCATTTTgccatctcctcctcttcctccagtgtTCAGAATCTACCACTAAACTTTCCTGTGACATGTATTTGCCTAAAATGAAGCACCTCATCTTCCTTGAAGACCCAGTGCATCCATTCAGCCTTTCCTAATCTCTTTCTGCCtcttcatttacttatttattcatcTCTGAGTTATTCTTAAATCTCATCTCTACTCTTTTATCTATTTTGTGGAAAGAGAATGAGCATTATTGGTAAAAGAGAATGTTTCTGAGCCAGTTGTTAAATTGAATGGGTTACAGTACTCTTCCCTGCAGTGGATCGTTATGCCTATTGCAGTATATTTCCTGGTACAATAAAGTAAGTTTACTTGCTTTGCCTGCGTGTGAGTACAGCATTTGCATCCAGCTATGTATAAATATAGTCTCATCACATTACTCAGACAATAGATTTCTGATAAATAACCAGACTGTCTCCAGTAAACGTTTTACTAAGGAGGTGGCCTATATCCAACAGATGTGACTGCTCTTGATGTCTGGAAAAGACTTCCTTGGAGCATGAGATGTGCAGGTGCTGGTTCACTAGCCTGTGTATAAACGAAATCCCTTCTTGGTTATTTCCCCTTGCAGAAAATGGCCGTTAATGTGTATTCCACTTCGGTGACAAGCGATAACTTGAGTCGACATGACATGCTCGCCTGGATCAATGAGTCCTTACAATTGAACTTGACAAAGATAGAGCAGCTTTGCTCAGGTAAGAAAAGTGCTGAGAGCGGAGGAACTTGCTGCTTGCGGTTTCCAAAGCATTACTATTTTCCTTTGAAAAATCAGTGGTGGGTGCTAGAAGGCTGTTTTGATGGGTTTCAGCTTTGCTTGCCTTGTCTTAACTGCTTCTCATATTGAGTTCAGAATAAATTTCCACAGCCAAGTGAGTACAAATGTTTTTGTGCCTTTCTGTGTAGGGTGTGGCATGCTTGTTTGAACCATCTGCTTTTAATATGTATGCTTTTCTACAGGTACATTCAGCTTCTTATCCCTTGCTTGTGGCATAGAAGGGTTTTTGTGGTAGATGCTTTagagccctccaggtgttgctgaactacaactctcttcAAGCCTAGCAAGCGTGGTTagtggctgggaatgatgggagatgtagtttcaGCAGTATCTTGGAAGCCCAAAGGTTCCTCATACCTGTCAGTCGTGCCTTGACTTTCAGCATTGTCTGCACCTTAGTTTCCAAATGCATAAAGTCTTTACTGCAAAAGTGATGCATCATTTCCTGAACAGAAGCAGGAGCCCAAGATCCATGGGCCTTTAAGGCACACACCAGGCAGAGTAGAAACCCTGATATCCTGCTTAGCCTGATTTCTGTGCTTAACCTGATTTGGTGCTGAGTCTACTCTTTAAGTGTGTGCCTTAAAGACATGAGGTGTGTGCCTTGAACCTGCATAACTAAAGAGCAAAGCCATGGCCTTGCAGATTGTGCAGGCATAAAGCAGCTTTTACTGCAAAGTAAAGCCCTTTACTCTGCAATGCCAGCTGAGAGGAGGCAAGGGCTTATGCCTTGATATTGCGGGCAGGCAGGAAATGGCCATTTACTTTGCAGTAAAGTGCCACTTCCTGCCTGCCGGGTCAGCAGGGCAGTGCATTCTCTATATATTACAGGGTGAAAAATTTCTAAACCTTTATCATGTTCTGGAGTTCATACCAgtaagagacaaaatattgatatatcatccatCTCTAGCAGAGATGTAGCCAGTGGAAAAATCTGAATCCATCTGGGCTCCACACCTGAATTCCAACGTGGGCCACCTCTGTTTAAGGGAATTTCTAAGCTTTGCAGAAGATAAAACTAGGTTCTGTTTTTGCAAATCCTATATTAATCCCAATGGAAGGTTGCCCGGTGTTGGCAATGCTTGCACAAGACTTCTGCACTGTGGATAAACCTCAAAGGAGATGAATCCATAGTGATGGTAGCAGAGCTTCTGTGTTGCAAAGCTGTAatgctgcttgtttgttttgtttttgtttttaatgttaaacTGAGTTTGTGGACTTGTAATGTACAGTACAAAtaggaaaaggaaagggagaatGAGGCATATCTTAGTGCAGACACAGTAATTGTTGAAGATCTAGGAGGGCTTTCAAGTCACATCTGAATTAGGAACTACACAGTGCAGGCAGTGATGGTCATTGTGAAAAATTGATTGATGGAAAAGGAGGGTGTAAAGAATGGGATAAGTGAATACATGGCCGGGCAAATGTACTGAGAGGGTTAATACATAACATTTATTACCTGCAATGGGGAGCAGTTCTGCCCTCATCCATGGCTACATGTGTGCTGTTGAGGGGGTACTGATGATGAGCTCAGAGTGAAGAAGAATTGGCACTAAGATAAAAATTCTGCTTTGACAAAGTGGAAAAATAAAGTGTTGTGTTAATTTTGGAGTAGTCAACTTGATGGCTGCCACAGAACAGAAGTGATTGAGGAAGCAATAGGATCAAGATGTAAGGAAATGGGAACTGAGGAATTCTCATTCTTGAAGGTTAACAGACATTGAGTAATCACAATAAAATCTTCTAGATTCATCAGGGTGATCGGAAACACCTTTGTTATGCTTGAGGAGAACTAGACTTTGAGAGATGTTGTCCTTAATGGTTATTTGCAGTCTGCTTTAACTACCATTCTCCTGTACTGTCTGAAGCAAACTGGTCAGTCACAGTAATTTCCTCATTGTACCACCTGTGGAGCTTTGTTAACAcaacaaaaaaaaatatgcagcaaTTGAAGTGATTTTTCAGAAGCCATGAGTAAGTGTAACATAACAGTCATGCATAACAATTACCTCATGTTGTGATTCCATTGAATTTGTTTTCAACTCCTGAAGTATTTTGCTTTTGGGGAAGGCTGACATCCTTATGAGAATGTGGAAGGGCAGCTATGCTTTGTCTATCATTTTATCTGTGCACAACTTGGAGAATTCTTTTTCATTCAAGCCGCTTATAAATTTCCTTGTGTAGGTAATATTCCATGTGGAATGTGCCCACTCTGTTTAGGTACAGGGAATGTTGCAGTCCGGGATGCTAAAGTTCCATGCTACCTTCCTGCAGAAGATGTCTGCTTTTTCTATTGTGGTATCTGTTCTCTTAGAATCTGTGACTGACTTTGATCATGGGCTTGATTTAAGTGTTAAGGTGTTGGGAGAAGTGGAAATGTTGGCGCCTGCATATTCCACAGTAACAGGTTCTCAGCAATGAGGTAGCTGTTCAGTAGCAATATTGCAGGCTTATAGCACCGCCTTTACTTAGCAGGTGTTGAATAAAGGCTGTTGCTTGGACATGTCCCAGTTTGTGGGGAGCAGCTAAATGCCAATGATAATagggcaggggccagcaaactttttcagcaggggccggtccactgtccttcagaccttgtgggggggctggactatattttgggggggaaatgaacaaattcctatgccccacaaataacccagagatgcattttaaataaaagcacacattctactcatgcaaaaacacactgattcccagaccgtctgcaggccggatttagaaggcgattgggctggatccggcccctgggccttggtttgcctacccatgtaataGGGTATATCTATCCCTGAACGAAGGGTGGTTGTCTTATTGTGGCAGTAGCATGGGTTGAGGAAAGGCGCCTCTTGCTAAAGCAAGCAAAGAGACAAAATTATTGTCACAGCTTGGAAGTGTTTGTCCATAATGCAATGCAGTATGTTGACTAGTGACTTGTCAGTGGTCTGGTTTTGCTAACCAGAAACTGTAAAGGCGGTAGAACTCATGATCTCCCCTGTCTTATTTGTTGAATTGGGTGGGAGATGGAGGAATGGATTTACTTGCAAAACTTTGTAAACAAAAGTGACTGCTCTAAGGGTTTGCATCCCAGAGACAGCTGTAGTGGATGTCTGATCATACTGCACTCCCACAGGCTTGCTGAAATGTGTTTGCAGGAGGGCGATTGCTGCTGTTGTGAATATGCTAGCATTTCTATTACTTCTTGTCTTCGTTGCATTCCACTTGCTCGAATTCAATTTTTCACAAGTGTGCCtgtttttatttatcttttcAGGTGCTGCTTATTGTCAGTTTATGGATATGCTGTTCCCTGGTTCTGTAACACTGAAGAAAGTAAAATTCCAGGCAAAGTTGGAACATGAATACATCCAAAACTACAAGGTCCTACAAGCAGGTTTTAAACGAATGGGTGTTGACAAAGTAAGCTCTTGTGTCTTGGAATGCACTTGCTTTGAATCACCTTTATAGAAAAATGGAGTTTTCAGGATGCTGGCTTAAAATATTCCTTTTCTTTTACAGTCTTGATGTTGCTTTTGTCCTAAATTGCTGATCTTTTCTGCTCCCACTCATCAGGCAGTGTTCACTTgcttagtttctcattaaaagttGATTAATCAGGGGTTCTTTCACCTCACAGTATTGGTCAGCCTAAACTGGGTGCATTTCTTCAGATAATGCTGAATCCCATCTGCTTTCAACTAACCATATCTTGTTCTCAGTTGCAGTTCTTGTCTTTTAAAGCTATTTCCCTGATTTGTACAGAAAATATCTATAAATACAATAGTCACTGTTGAATTAAAACTATAAGAGCACCGAATTAATGGAAAATTCCAAGAAGCGGCAGAATTACATTTCCCTGGACTACTATGCATGGACTAATAATTCATAGTCTTCTGTAGAAGGGCGGAACATCCAAACTCTCCCTTTTTGCAACTTGTCAGACAAGTGCAAAAACACTTGTCAGCCTACAACAGCAAAACTGCCTCCGCTTGTCTTGAAGGTATCCTTGTCATAGTGTAGATTTAAGCGAAAGATCCCCATGTGACTTGCCTGGAAGCGGTTGCTTTCCCTCAGTGGGAACCAGCCTTTGAGGCTACTTCCATGAAGCAAACATTCatgcaagagagagggaaggtggTGGAGGGAAAGGAGGCTCTTTGGCTTCTGCCTATTTTTTGGTTGTAAAATATGCTCCCCTCCACCAACCCAGCACACACATGGCTTATGAGAGGTGGCTTATTTTTTGGTTGTAAAATATGCTTACAAAACTGTGTAAGAACAGATGCATTTTGATGCCCCACAGGAGGAAATTGGTGGGAGAAAAGAGCACTTTGTAGCAGAGaaatgtctggggggggggagcaccttCCTCTaagctgcttttccttaggaaaaaAAATAAGCTGTTGAGCTTTCGTTAGGGCATGTGTGATATGCCAAGTAGGCCCTTTTTGTACCGATGAAAATAGCAATGGAAGACTGCTGGCTTCCCCATGAGGGCTGAGGATAGTTTGCGCCATCTCAGCCCACCCTGACTCAGCCCACTACCAAAGGCTAAATGGTTCCATTTTCTAAAGGTTTCTGGCACTTTTCCTTTTGTATCAGTTATGCAGAACGTGGAAGGCTGTGTGCCAACCAACTCTGAAATGATTTGTGGCCTCAGGAGAAAATGCCAAATCCCCTTTCCTACCTCACTCTGTAAAAATCTGTTTTAACATTGTACTGTGTTTTTCCAGACATACACATAAACTATACCAGTTTACagacatacctcgggttaaatatctTCAgcttgagcgttttcaggttacgctctgcagcgacccggaagtaacggagcgcattacttctgggtttcgccgctcgcacatgcacagacgctcaaaacgacatcacgcgcatgcacagaagcggcgaaacgcgcatacgcagtcgcgtgttacgttctactcaggatgcgaacggggctccggaacagatcgcgtttgcatccagaggtaccactgtacatgtggaaAAGTAGctatggggaacctctggcccacaggcctaATTAGACCCACCAGGCTATTTGGGGCAAGCCTTGCCCACCTGTCCGCTATGTGATGTCGTATGGTATTGAATTTGGTGCTTTGCCCTGGTGTGCTGCTTTCAGCCGCAGTTGGATTCGCTTGGGGCTAGACAGGGAAGAGGTGCAGAGACCTCTGTGGTGGGGAAAGAATAAGAGGTAGAGGAGAGTACAGGGAGACTGtggctggtggtggtggagagcaaGGCAGATTGAGTTTAATCATAATTTAAAATTGCATTACAGTagaacctcgggttgtgaacgtgatccatgcaggaggcatgttcgcaacccacagcgccacgtctgcgcatgcatgggttgcaatttggcgcttctgcacatgcgcgaaacctgttcctgttccggtacttccaggttcggcgcagtgtgcaacctgaaaacgcataacctgaagtgtctgtaacccgaggtaccactgtattttaaattatcaCTTTAAAATTACCAATTGCACCTGACTTTAAAGCAGAAAAATGGCAGAATAGCATATTCAAACATGTACAGTGTGTATTGAAGACTGCAGGTAAGAGGCTGACAGGACCAGAAGAACATCAGACACAATTGTTGCATCACAATTTTTAAACTCTGAATGGGAGATACTATTATAAAAACAGGCTTTCCTTGTAACATTATTTTGATATCATTCCCGTGCTTGCTTCCTCATTGGCGTTCTGCATGCACTCCAGAGTTTGTTGGAATATGACCTCTGTGCAGAAAACCTTGGGCCTACCTATTCTCCCCTGGCTCAAGTTTCTGGAGGAATTTCTTGAACTGCAGCCGGCAAGTTCTGTCCACTCATCTCAGAAACATCTtgagtgttttgtttttcccatTGGACTAAATAGACTTCCTTTCTCTCCTCAGATAATTCCTGTGGACAAATTAGTGAAAGGAAAATTCCAGGATAATTTTGAATTTGTTCAGTGGTTCAAAAAATTCTTTGATGCAAACTACGATGGGAAAGACTATGACCCTGTGGCAGCTCGGCAAGGCCAGGAGACAGCCCCAGCCCCTGCTCTTGTCGTACCCCTGCTCAACAAACCCAAAAAGAATCTTAGCTCTACTGGCACAGGTAAGGCAAGCTGTTGACAAATCTGTCTGACCAGGCTAGCTTTGTGGTTCAGGGCTCTCATAATCGGATGCCCTCGCGTTGTGTGTTGGGTGAGGGGCTTGCGGGATCCAGATTCTGTGGCTGCTTTTGCCCAGAGGCTGCTAGCAAGGAACCTGAGGATTGGGAGGCAGCCTGGAGAGGAAGTCTCTGTTGGAGACAGAGACTCGCTGTTGTGTGCTCTGTCTCCTTGTGCCTCTTGTGCCAGTATGAATACATATCATGAGCAGCCATGTGCCATCCAGGTTCACATCTGGAGATATGCTTAGCACTGAGAGGTGGTGCAGGGTTGTGCTTGTGTGCAGATGTGTTCACACTCTGGCGCTAGCACAGCCCTTTTAATGTAGGCCTGCGAGTCATTGTTGAAATCCAGGCTGTTGTTGAAACTTGTCGCTTCCTATATTTCACAAGGGTGTGCCGGTCTCCAGACAGGAAA
The Podarcis raffonei isolate rPodRaf1 chromosome 6, rPodRaf1.pri, whole genome shotgun sequence DNA segment above includes these coding regions:
- the MAPRE1 gene encoding microtubule-associated protein RP/EB family member 1, giving the protein MAVNVYSTSVTSDNLSRHDMLAWINESLQLNLTKIEQLCSGAAYCQFMDMLFPGSVTLKKVKFQAKLEHEYIQNYKVLQAGFKRMGVDKIIPVDKLVKGKFQDNFEFVQWFKKFFDANYDGKDYDPVAARQGQETAPAPALVVPLLNKPKKNLSSTGTAPARPMVAQRTTVANKTGPAMVKKAPGGIGEEESAELIQQINVLKMTVEDLEKERDFYFGKLRNIELICQENEGESDPVLQRIVEILYATDEGFVIPDEGAPPEEQEEY